In a single window of the Arachis hypogaea cultivar Tifrunner chromosome 6, arahy.Tifrunner.gnm2.J5K5, whole genome shotgun sequence genome:
- the LOC112696870 gene encoding golgin candidate 6 isoform X1: MDMLMDRELQVIRNEVLLLLTHLTREAGDIQKIVIFEGAFEKILSIIRGEGNSDGGVVVQQIVDIGKTLPLFMELQTLGDRM; encoded by the exons ATGGATATGCTCATGGATCGCGAG CTCCAGGTAATAAGGAACGAAGTCTTATTGCTTCTTACTCACTTGACGCGTGAAGCTGGG GACATTCAAAAGATTGTCATCTTTGAAGGTGCATTTGAGAAGATTTTGAGTATCATAAGAGGTGAAGGAAATTCAGATGGTGGAGTTGTTGTACAG CAGATTGTTGATATTGGCAAAACTCTGCCATTATTCATGGAGCTTCAAACCTTAGGTGACAGGATGTGA
- the LOC112696870 gene encoding golgin candidate 6 isoform X2 — MDMLMDRELQVIRNEVLLLLTHLTREAGDIQKIVIFEGAFEKILSIIRGEGNSDGGVVVQIVDIGKTLPLFMELQTLGDRM; from the exons ATGGATATGCTCATGGATCGCGAG CTCCAGGTAATAAGGAACGAAGTCTTATTGCTTCTTACTCACTTGACGCGTGAAGCTGGG GACATTCAAAAGATTGTCATCTTTGAAGGTGCATTTGAGAAGATTTTGAGTATCATAAGAGGTGAAGGAAATTCAGATGGTGGAGTTGTTGTACAG ATTGTTGATATTGGCAAAACTCTGCCATTATTCATGGAGCTTCAAACCTTAGGTGACAGGATGTGA